From one Dermacentor variabilis isolate Ectoservices chromosome 3, ASM5094787v1, whole genome shotgun sequence genomic stretch:
- the LOC142575487 gene encoding uncharacterized protein LOC142575487, producing the protein MSQKTRGRYRRYLEPNSTDQVPKQTLSSIAKRAKTRSASKVIAPNKQAATIVCAKDSPVHRTASVSEDASRDGNLSMLPDMAASCLDDEPPMPYASNTCERDERDEDECSVPAPSVAMQDVSSETEEEADHTQVQHDSEGDSAAEDCDTEQFGLDDAPEQYFLKLSKETLPSQSTTKAEALLLILAYVVSAGLTWAQIRGLLILINALLGSNVVPGSTYFFRKLWKDKKELIKLHFFCHTCHEYLGKFSKSEENVSVTCQSCGTEKTLQSLKHSGSFFLMFDMRQRMLDILKNVGGALLQNLQLLASRRCIPGTYSDITDGDLYRSIRKQFNMSWSDLTLCFNTDGAPVFESSKYSIWPIQILLNELPAQVRWQNIAIGALWFSKVHPPMHLFIGKFVEELANIGTLTWSHGGRRIKSAVHAVACCVDSPARAAVLNMKQFNGYFGCSWCLERGTAVEGTLKYLCHAEPAPERTHEGVFKAMLQAVHQRTTVAGIKGPSPLMKLKSLDLVWGLPPDYMHCVLEGVTKQLTELWLSSVGSAYYIGRELKLLDGRLCSIKPPITFGRTPRPLSERSFWKAVEWRHWLLFYSIPCLSGVLAQSFLAHFSLLSKAVFLLLKDIVTASGINEAEELLLRFVAHMSRLYGESSMTFNVHQLLHLPKSTRMFGPLWATSTFPFEDGNGFVLRLISAAKFVPMQVAERCIMREMYRNLERTVTMSARIASAKAKMEIQYKACFQTCVLGVPQPFSGMSETVQELFISKFERVPEVSRYFRAQVGTVVVHAADYLVPRKTSSYYVSMKDGKYVHVLGIYADTSSIYFHCQHMLIGACAFDVPHIMHCQHPPPSENHCLYSSDDLQAQCVFFTVGSSSYICDVGNSVEKF; encoded by the exons ATGTCGCAGAAGACGCGAGGCCGCTACAGGCGGTACTTGGAACCGAACTCAACTGATCAAGTACCAAAGCAGACCCTCAGCAGCATTGCCAAGCGAGCGAAAACACGCAGCGCTAGCAAG GTTATTGCACCAAACAAGCAGGCAGCGACCATTGTTTGTGCAAAGGACTCTCCAGTTCATCGGACAGCCAGTGTTTCTGAAGATGCATCTCGGGATGGCAACCTGAGCATGTTACCAGACATGGCTGCTAGCTGCCTTGATGATGAACCGCCAATGCCTTATGCCAGCAACACATGTGAAAGAGACGAGAGAGACGAAGATGAATGCTCTGTTCCTGCTCCCAGTGTTGCCATGCAGGATGTCAGCTCTGAAACCGAAGAAGAGGCCGACCATACACAGGTGCAACATGACAGCGAAGGTGACAGTGCAGCCGAAGATTGTGACACGGAACAGTTTGGTTTGGATGATGCCCCTGAGCAGTACTTCTTGAAACTCTCAAAGGAAACGCTCCCTTCGCAGTCGACGACAAAGGCAGAGGCACTGTTGCTCATCTTAGCTTATGTTGTCAGTGCTGGACTGACGTGGGCTCAAATTAGAGGTCTGCTAATTTTGATAAATGCCCTGTTAGGAAGCAATGTAGTGCCTGGAAGCACATATTTCTTCCGAAAGCTCTGGAAAGACAAGAAAGAACTGataaagctacattttttttgtcACACTTGTCATGAATATTTGGGGAAGTTctcaaaatctgaagaaaatgtGTCGGTGACTTGTCAGTCATGTGGCACGGAGAAGACGCTTCAGAGCCTGAAGCATTCTGGGAGTTTCTTCTTGATGTTTGATATGAGGCAGCGGATGCTAGATATATTGAAGAATGTTGGTGGTGCACTGCTTCAAAACTTGCAGTTGCTGGCATCACGACGCTGTATACCAGGAACATACAGTGACATCACTGACGGTGATTTGTATAGAAGCATAAGGAAACAGTTTAATATGAGTTGGTCAGATTTGACACTGTGCTTCAATACAGATGGTGCACCAGTTTTTGAATCGAGCAAATATTCAATTTGGCCAATTCAAATTCTTTTGAACGAGCTTCCTGCTCAAGTCCGGTGGCAAAATATAGCAATTGGCGCTCTGTGGTTTTCAAAAGTTCACCCTCCAATGCATCTTTTCATTGGCAAATTTGTTGAAGAGCTTGCCAATATTGGAACTCTTACATGGTCCCATGGTGGAAGACGAATTAAATCAGCGGTCCATGCAGTTGCTTGCTGTGTTGATTCGCCAGCTAGAGCTGCAGTTCTGAACATGAAGCAATTCAACGGCTACTTTGGCTGTAGTTGGTGTTTGGAGAGAGGCACAGCTGTAGAAG GAACACTGAAGTACTTGTGCCATGCAGAGCCAGCCCCAGAAAGGACGCATGAAGGTGTTTTCAAGGCGATGCTTCAAGCTGTACACCAGAGAACTACAGTCGCTGGTATTAAGGGGCCATCTCCTTTGATGAAGCTAAAAAGTCTAGACCTTGTGTGGGGCTTGCCCCCAGACTATATGCATTGTGTTTTAGAAGGTGTAACAAAACAGCTGACTGAGTTGTGGCTTTCATCTGTAGGATCTGCCTATTACATTGGCAGAGAGCTGAAATTGCTGGATGGGAGGTTGTGTAGCATCAAGCCACCAATAACATTCGGACGAACACCGCGACCACTCTCGGAGCGTTCTTTTTGGAAGGCTGTTGAATGGCGGCATTGGCTTTTATTTTATAGTATTCCATGCCTTTCAGGTGTGCTTGCACAAAGTTTCCTGGCTCATTTTTCTCTGCTTTCGAAAgctgtttttttattgcttaaaGATATTGTTACTGCAAGTGGCATAAATGAGGCAGAAGAGCTGTTGCTGAGATTTGTTGCTCATATGTCAAGACTTTATGGAGAATCTTCAATGACATTTAATGTCCACCAACTGCTACACTTGCCGAAGTCAACACGAATGTTTGGTCCTCTTTGGGCAACATCGACATTTCCCTTTGAAGATGGCAATGGCTTTGTATTGCGTCTTATTTCTGCGGCGAAGTTTGTGCCAATGCAGGTAGCTGAGAGGTGCATTATGCGAGAGATGTATCGTAACTTGGAAAGAACAGTGACTATGTCTGCTCGCATAGCATCTGCGAAAGCGAAGATGGAAATTCAGTACAAGGCATGCTTTCAGACATGTGTTCTTGGTGTGCCCCAGCCATTTTCAGGGATGTCAGAAACTGTGCAGGAATTGTTTATATCTAAATTTGAGAGAGTGCCTGAAGTTTCAAGGTACTTCCGAGCACAGGTTGGCACAGTAGTCGTACATGCTGCAGACTATTTAGTTCCGCGAAAAACCTCTTCATATTATGTCAGCATGAAGGATGGCAAGTACGTGCATGTCTTGGGAATTTATGCGGACACAAGCTCCATATATTTTCATTGTCAGCACATGCTCATTGGTGCTTGTGCTTTTGATGTACCTCACATTATGCACTGCCAACACCCACCGCCCTCAGAAAATCACTGCCTGTACAGCAGTGATGACTTGCAGGCACAGTGTGTATTCTTCACTGTAGGCAGCTCATCCTACATCTGTGATGTTGGGAACTCTGTAGAGAAGTTTTGA